The following proteins are encoded in a genomic region of Sorangiineae bacterium MSr12523:
- a CDS encoding STAS domain-containing protein: MPATPSGIPILKVWNRLLVTLQGDIGDETAERATSEILDIIHRQRSEGLVLDITGVFTLDSHLCFVLSKLASAAKLMGTPTVISGMSAQTAQTLETMGVRLRTMRTAPSAEVALEMLGVKVTLQRPDDDLDVRALARRRDIEEPVSLADLAAGGRGPGRPSRP, from the coding sequence ATGCCTGCCACGCCGAGCGGAATTCCGATTTTGAAAGTTTGGAATCGACTCCTCGTCACCCTTCAAGGGGATATCGGAGACGAGACCGCCGAGCGGGCCACGTCGGAGATTCTCGACATCATCCACCGCCAGCGCTCCGAAGGCCTCGTGCTGGACATCACCGGTGTCTTCACCTTGGATAGCCACCTTTGCTTCGTTTTGTCGAAGCTGGCGTCGGCGGCCAAGTTGATGGGCACGCCCACGGTCATCTCGGGCATGAGCGCGCAGACGGCGCAGACGTTGGAAACCATGGGCGTGCGTTTGCGCACCATGCGCACGGCACCCAGCGCGGAGGTCGCGTTGGAAATGCTCGGCGTGAAGGTCACCCTGCAGCGCCCCGACGACGATCTCGACGTGCGAGCCCTGGCCCGCCGCCGCGACATCGAGGAGCCTGTGTCGCTGGCCGATCTCGCGGCCGGCGGGCGAGGGCCAGGAAGGCCATCGCGTCCATGA
- a CDS encoding serine/threonine-protein phosphatase gives MKWSIGTLTRPRIGETQNGDCPVVRHTDRVTLVGIVDALGHGSAAARVADIATRHLEQAPLDGGIESVMLDLHQGLAGTRGAAAILCLLKDDDLEGCGVGHVFFRCGPTRVPAVLGEGVLGARLRRVRSFTSKLQRADRIVLTSDGVAPHYALTDFQGLSPERTCSEIMMRHGLGHDDATVVVVDAEPKSA, from the coding sequence GTGAAGTGGAGCATCGGCACGCTCACCCGTCCCCGTATCGGGGAAACGCAAAACGGTGACTGCCCCGTCGTGCGCCATACGGATCGGGTCACCCTGGTGGGCATCGTCGATGCGCTTGGACACGGTAGCGCTGCTGCGCGAGTGGCCGACATCGCCACGCGCCACCTCGAGCAGGCGCCGCTCGACGGCGGCATCGAGTCCGTGATGCTCGACCTACACCAGGGCCTCGCCGGCACCCGGGGGGCCGCGGCCATTTTGTGCCTTCTGAAAGACGATGACCTCGAGGGTTGCGGCGTGGGGCACGTCTTCTTCCGCTGCGGTCCCACGCGCGTGCCTGCAGTGCTCGGGGAGGGGGTGCTCGGTGCACGGCTGCGCCGGGTGCGCTCGTTCACCTCGAAGCTCCAGCGTGCGGATCGCATCGTCCTCACGTCGGACGGTGTGGCCCCGCACTACGCGCTGACGGACTTCCAAGGCTTATCGCCCGAGCGAACCTGCAGTGAAATCATGATGCGCCATGGCCTCGGGCACGACGATGCCACCGTGGTCGTCGTCGACGCGGAGCCAAAATCGGCCTAA
- a CDS encoding ATP-binding protein, translating into MAQGVLSRALRECKLTPETLNGSSLMGLYPKLEVGIKLFVEPSLQEKVWAELDALAAEHHPNTPTLVAIAQERDIAEARGHARLLCERMRARPVATERVVTIVSELARNIVNYTPGGQIEMVSERVPRPKIKIFATDRGSGIPNLEEILSGRYRSRTGLGKGITGVKRLSDGFDVQTSAAGTKISVEVTL; encoded by the coding sequence ATGGCGCAAGGCGTTTTGTCGCGCGCGCTGCGGGAGTGCAAACTCACGCCCGAGACGCTCAACGGCTCGAGCCTCATGGGGCTGTATCCGAAGCTCGAGGTGGGCATCAAGTTGTTCGTCGAGCCATCGCTCCAGGAGAAGGTATGGGCGGAGCTCGATGCACTGGCTGCAGAGCACCATCCCAACACGCCAACCTTGGTGGCCATCGCACAGGAACGTGACATCGCCGAGGCGCGTGGTCATGCACGGTTGCTCTGCGAGCGGATGCGCGCCCGTCCGGTGGCGACGGAACGTGTCGTCACCATCGTGAGCGAGCTGGCGCGCAACATCGTGAACTACACCCCGGGCGGGCAGATCGAGATGGTCAGCGAGCGGGTGCCGCGGCCGAAGATTAAGATTTTCGCAACGGACCGTGGCTCTGGAATTCCCAATTTGGAAGAAATCCTCTCGGGCCGGTACCGAAGCCGGACGGGATTGGGCAAGGGCATCACCGGCGTGAAGCGTCTGTCGGATGGCTTCGACGTTCAGACCTCGGCGGCCGGCACCAAGATCTCGGTCGAGGTGACCTTGTGA
- a CDS encoding thrombospondin type 3 repeat-containing protein: MLESRFSPIFPASLGLFLIVGAVACSKGPDGANQDGPGTSEDLDGDGVVNARDNCPGVRNADQADRDLDRIGDACDCDPGDAQLASYRMAAGPENFSPPAGFVREHWTLSDGALLQSRLAAGASDVAFLKGGPMSEVWARVTSASTEIDNFGGKNLRQIFLLFGASVDASPGHAFEAEGCGIEVDSAQNPQTQLSVLRFGGSADAITITPLARVSRAPVNVKEVFQLEMNVRAGAIACSLTFGDGGTVSVSATGLSAVQGSVGLLTRETKARFTELRVCRYDQ; encoded by the coding sequence ATGCTCGAATCTCGGTTTTCACCCATCTTCCCGGCCTCGCTTGGACTCTTTTTGATCGTTGGCGCGGTGGCGTGCTCGAAAGGTCCCGATGGCGCCAACCAAGACGGACCCGGAACATCGGAGGACCTCGATGGCGACGGCGTCGTCAACGCGCGCGACAACTGTCCCGGCGTTCGCAATGCCGACCAGGCGGATCGCGATCTCGATCGGATTGGTGACGCCTGCGACTGCGATCCCGGCGATGCGCAGCTGGCCAGCTACCGCATGGCAGCGGGGCCCGAGAATTTTTCGCCACCCGCGGGATTCGTGCGCGAACACTGGACGCTGTCCGATGGCGCGCTGCTGCAATCACGACTCGCGGCCGGCGCAAGCGACGTGGCGTTCTTGAAGGGCGGGCCGATGAGTGAGGTTTGGGCGCGCGTGACCTCCGCCTCGACGGAGATTGACAATTTTGGCGGGAAGAATTTGCGCCAAATTTTTCTTCTCTTCGGCGCCTCCGTCGACGCCTCGCCCGGCCACGCGTTCGAGGCGGAAGGATGCGGCATCGAGGTGGACAGCGCGCAGAATCCGCAGACGCAACTTTCCGTCCTTCGATTCGGTGGGTCGGCAGACGCCATCACCATCACGCCACTGGCCCGTGTGTCCCGTGCACCGGTGAACGTCAAAGAAGTATTTCAATTGGAAATGAACGTGCGCGCCGGCGCGATCGCTTGCAGCCTCACGTTCGGCGACGGCGGAACGGTCAGCGTTTCCGCGACCGGATTGAGCGCCGTGCAGGGCTCGGTCGGCCTTCTCACCCGCGAGACGAAGGCGCGGTTCACCGAACTGCGCGTCTGCCGCTACGACCAGTGA
- a CDS encoding MarR family transcriptional regulator: MLQPFGIKATQLAILVALKNLGPASMSALADTLVLDASSLSRNVAWLTKEGFVRQSRGKDGRVRPVVLTPKGERIISRAYPAWSNAQKIIEGSFSDREFNAALTFLRRATDAALRVEDLD; encoded by the coding sequence ATGCTTCAACCCTTTGGGATCAAGGCCACGCAATTGGCGATCTTGGTCGCGCTGAAGAACCTGGGCCCGGCGTCCATGAGCGCACTTGCAGATACATTGGTTCTCGACGCATCGTCCCTGTCCCGCAACGTGGCGTGGCTCACGAAAGAGGGATTCGTGCGTCAGAGCCGCGGAAAAGACGGCCGCGTGCGACCGGTGGTGCTGACGCCCAAAGGAGAGCGTATTATCTCCCGGGCATATCCCGCATGGTCCAACGCACAAAAGATCATCGAAGGGTCATTCAGCGATCGCGAGTTCAACGCTGCGCTGACATTTCTGAGGCGCGCGACCGACGCCGCGCTACGGGTGGAGGATCTCGACTGA